A genomic stretch from Pseudomonas sp. MUP55 includes:
- a CDS encoding alanyl-tRNA editing protein encodes MTERLFFTHDHLTAELEVLRCTPHEEEFAVVLQSTIFHPQGGGQPFDTGWLGNSQVLRVMQEAEQVVHYVDQALEPGPISARVDAQRRTLHTRLHSAGHLIGNAGERLGWMPIKAHHWPGEGKITFIRGEAAQPMDAEALQQQVNRWVAADYPRHMRLDEGTREVGFGELPAYACGGTHVRALGEVGQVTILALSEKKGALSVRYEIT; translated from the coding sequence ATGACCGAGCGCCTGTTTTTCACCCACGATCACCTGACTGCCGAACTGGAAGTGCTGCGTTGCACGCCGCACGAAGAAGAATTTGCGGTAGTTCTGCAGTCGACGATTTTCCATCCCCAAGGCGGTGGCCAGCCATTCGACACCGGATGGCTCGGCAACAGCCAGGTGCTGCGCGTCATGCAGGAAGCCGAGCAGGTGGTGCACTACGTCGATCAAGCTTTGGAACCCGGTCCGATCAGTGCGCGAGTCGATGCGCAACGCCGCACGCTGCATACGCGCCTGCATTCAGCGGGCCATTTGATTGGCAATGCTGGCGAACGTCTGGGCTGGATGCCGATCAAGGCTCACCATTGGCCGGGTGAAGGCAAGATCACCTTTATCCGTGGCGAAGCCGCGCAGCCCATGGACGCCGAGGCGCTTCAACAGCAGGTCAACCGCTGGGTCGCCGCTGACTATCCACGGCACATGCGGCTGGATGAAGGCACTCGCGAGGTCGGCTTCGGTGAACTGCCGGCCTACGCCTGTGGCGGCACTCATGTTCGAGCGCTGGGAGAAGTGGGCCAAGTGACGATCCTGGCCCTGTCGGAGAAAAAAGGCGCGTTGTCGGTTCGCTACGAAATCACCTGA